In Methanobacteriales archaeon HGW-Methanobacteriales-1, one DNA window encodes the following:
- a CDS encoding formamidopyrimidine-DNA glycosylase, protein MAELPEIIIFSRQMDEELKYKEFDSVDIVQEKILNMGSSEFADLIQGKKVLNVYNKGKWIFMELSDDYNLLLNLGMGTDLFYHSKGQEWPEDYQIRFSFIDETGFSCRFWWIGRSELVSNKELIEHKATKDIALSPLDSDFTLEHFKKLIKGRSQIKNLILNQRKIGGIGNVYIHDILFKAKIHPQKLANELEDAQIENLYEIMISNLSDALDKGGLYYEKDFYAKEWGFTRDYFLVAYNEEKPCPVCGTTIEKIKTGSTSSYICPQCQQL, encoded by the coding sequence ATGGCAGAACTACCCGAAATAATCATTTTTAGCCGGCAAATGGACGAGGAATTGAAATATAAGGAATTTGATTCAGTGGATATTGTTCAGGAAAAAATTTTAAATATGGGGTCTAGTGAATTTGCTGATTTAATTCAGGGCAAAAAGGTTTTAAATGTTTATAACAAAGGAAAATGGATTTTCATGGAATTATCCGATGATTATAATCTTCTATTAAATTTGGGAATGGGAACTGATTTATTTTATCACTCAAAAGGCCAAGAATGGCCAGAAGACTATCAAATTCGCTTCTCGTTCATTGATGAAACGGGTTTTTCATGTAGGTTCTGGTGGATTGGGCGTTCTGAGCTCGTTTCTAATAAAGAATTGATTGAACATAAGGCCACTAAAGACATTGCCCTATCTCCTTTGGATTCTGACTTTACTTTAGAACACTTTAAAAAGCTTATTAAAGGTCGTTCGCAAATCAAAAACCTGATTTTAAACCAAAGGAAGATTGGAGGGATTGGGAACGTTTATATTCATGACATACTGTTTAAAGCTAAAATTCACCCTCAAAAACTGGCCAATGAATTAGAAGATGCTCAAATTGAAAATCTTTATGAAATAATGATTAGTAATTTGAGTGATGCACTGGATAAAGGCGGACTGTATTATGAAAAAGATTTTTACGCTAAAGAATGGGGATTTACCAGAGATTATTTTTTAGTGGCCTACAATGAGGAAAAACCATGTCCCGTATGTGGAACTACCATAGAGAAAATTAAAACAGGAAGTACATCTTCTTATATCTGTCCACAGTGCCAGCAGTTGTAA
- a CDS encoding ketosteroid isomerase, which yields MSLTHEKVKNLFNHLKTGQNELFFERVAPDVKWTVMGTHPLAGTYHSKDEFILHTFDRLNKILKEGVILEVKNIFIDFDVAIVEMESLSTALNGKPFNNTYCWITRFENDIIVEVRAYVDSALVQKAIDENETS from the coding sequence ATGTCTTTAACTCACGAAAAAGTAAAAAATTTATTCAACCACCTTAAAACCGGCCAAAATGAACTTTTTTTCGAACGAGTGGCCCCAGATGTTAAATGGACGGTAATGGGAACTCATCCTTTGGCCGGGACTTATCACAGTAAAGATGAGTTTATATTGCACACATTTGACAGATTAAACAAAATATTAAAAGAAGGAGTGATCCTGGAAGTTAAAAATATTTTTATAGACTTTGATGTGGCCATTGTGGAAATGGAATCATTATCTACTGCTCTAAATGGAAAACCATTCAACAATACTTACTGTTGGATCACACGATTTGAAAATGATATTATTGTAGAAGTGAGGGCCTATGTAGATTCAGCTCTGGTGCAGAAAGCTATTGATGAAAATGAAACTAGTTAA
- a CDS encoding TetR/AcrR family transcriptional regulator, translating into MPSQKSIKPTKEKIFDVSIDLFSEKGFDAVSIREIGRGVGIRESSIYNHYSNKEAILDSILDFFIKEMEDTGIPEEQMEILLEQSPEMFYHAGSKMFEERMHDPKMIKIWRLLLIEMYHNPKIKEFFLKELIETPIQAWTLIFSAMIEKKIIKPVNPERLAREYFSYAIYLLIENFVLKYPNNPEKFLREMFDDMEEHMQFILNSVKIE; encoded by the coding sequence ATGCCATCACAAAAATCAATCAAACCAACCAAGGAAAAAATATTCGATGTTTCCATCGACCTTTTCTCAGAAAAAGGATTCGACGCCGTTTCAATCCGAGAAATAGGCCGAGGAGTGGGAATAAGAGAAAGCTCCATTTACAACCATTATTCCAATAAAGAGGCCATACTAGATAGTATTCTCGATTTCTTCATTAAAGAAATGGAAGATACTGGCATTCCTGAAGAACAAATGGAAATACTACTGGAGCAAAGTCCGGAAATGTTCTACCATGCCGGGTCCAAAATGTTTGAAGAACGCATGCATGATCCTAAAATGATTAAAATATGGAGATTATTGCTAATTGAAATGTACCATAATCCCAAAATCAAAGAATTCTTTTTAAAAGAATTAATAGAAACACCAATCCAGGCCTGGACCTTAATATTCTCAGCAATGATAGAAAAAAAGATCATAAAACCAGTCAATCCTGAGAGATTGGCCCGAGAATATTTTAGCTATGCCATCTACCTCTTAATTGAAAATTTCGTGCTGAAGTACCCTAACAATCCAGAGAAGTTCCTGCGCGAAATGTTCGATGATATGGAAGAACACATGCAATTCATTCTAAACAGTGTTAAAATCGAATAA